A DNA window from Methylobacterium sp. NMS14P contains the following coding sequences:
- a CDS encoding class I SAM-dependent methyltransferase translates to MTFTAHNIRLADGSETLPEAGWLIADSPWTQAALRSLRLFYGHRLAGRSIVDLGCLEGGYTLEFARAGMRATGVEVRRSNFENCLRVKDGAGVPDLAFVNDDVWNLGAHGPFDAAFCCGLLYHLDRPAAFIRLMAECVRDVIILHTHFATDENQTLFQLSPPAENEGLPGRWMHEHDLDDTSQLEAHKWTSWSNKRSFWPTKPALIQLLKECGFDMVYEQYDMLGRDIRGSMESGYYHQQGRSMFVAMRT, encoded by the coding sequence ATGACGTTCACGGCACACAACATCCGCCTCGCGGACGGGTCCGAGACCTTGCCCGAGGCGGGCTGGCTGATCGCCGACAGCCCTTGGACTCAGGCGGCGCTGCGCTCGCTCCGGCTGTTCTACGGGCACAGGCTGGCCGGCCGCTCGATCGTCGATCTGGGCTGCCTCGAGGGCGGGTACACGCTCGAATTCGCCCGCGCCGGGATGCGCGCCACCGGTGTCGAGGTGCGCCGCTCCAATTTCGAGAACTGCCTGCGGGTCAAGGATGGGGCGGGCGTCCCGGACCTCGCCTTCGTCAACGACGACGTGTGGAACCTCGGTGCCCACGGGCCCTTCGATGCCGCCTTCTGCTGCGGGCTGCTCTATCACCTCGACAGGCCGGCCGCCTTCATCCGCCTCATGGCCGAATGCGTGCGTGACGTGATCATCCTGCACACGCATTTCGCGACCGACGAGAACCAGACCCTGTTCCAGCTGTCGCCGCCGGCGGAGAACGAAGGCCTGCCCGGCCGCTGGATGCACGAGCACGATCTCGACGACACCAGCCAGCTCGAAGCGCACAAATGGACCTCTTGGAGCAACAAACGCTCCTTCTGGCCCACCAAGCCGGCCCTGATCCAGCTCCTGAAGGAGTGCGGCTTCGACATGGTCTACGAGCAGTACGACATGCTCGGGCGCGACATCCGCGGCTCGATGGAGAGCGGCTACTACCACCAGCAGGGTCGGAGCATGTTCGTGGCCATGCGGACCTGA
- a CDS encoding cation diffusion facilitator family transporter, protein MDRTQKAALFSAGIGLAVTAMKFYAAWLTGSLALYSDALESIINVVAAVGAFVALRVAARPADEDHPYGHHKAEFFSAVIEGALIVVAALLILRESYFGLLAPKALDAPAVGLAINFAAGIVNAVWAAALMRWGRRWRSPALIADARHVFADVVTSCGVLAGVGAVVLTGYPVLDPVVAGLVAMNILWSGFRMVRESVDGLMDRAAPAEMVSQIRSLISQHGEGALEAHDVRTRSAGQATFIDFHLVVPGAMTVEDSHAICDRLETALETTIPGAVVTIHVEPGEEAKARGLPVL, encoded by the coding sequence ATGGACCGCACCCAGAAAGCTGCCCTCTTCAGCGCGGGCATTGGCCTCGCCGTCACGGCGATGAAGTTCTACGCGGCGTGGCTCACCGGCAGCCTCGCCCTGTACTCCGACGCGCTGGAGAGCATCATCAACGTGGTCGCCGCGGTGGGCGCCTTCGTGGCCCTGCGGGTCGCCGCGCGCCCGGCGGACGAGGACCATCCCTACGGTCACCACAAGGCCGAGTTCTTCTCGGCGGTGATCGAGGGCGCGCTGATCGTCGTGGCGGCGCTGCTGATCCTGCGGGAATCCTATTTCGGTCTGCTCGCGCCGAAGGCCCTCGACGCGCCCGCGGTCGGCCTCGCGATCAACTTCGCGGCCGGGATCGTCAACGCGGTCTGGGCGGCGGCGCTGATGCGCTGGGGCCGGCGGTGGCGGTCGCCGGCCCTGATCGCCGACGCGCGCCACGTCTTCGCCGACGTCGTTACATCCTGCGGCGTCCTCGCCGGCGTCGGCGCCGTGGTGCTGACGGGCTACCCCGTCCTCGACCCCGTGGTGGCCGGTCTGGTCGCCATGAACATCCTGTGGTCCGGCTTCCGCATGGTGCGGGAATCGGTGGACGGCCTCATGGACCGGGCCGCCCCGGCCGAGATGGTCAGCCAGATCCGGTCGCTCATCTCCCAGCACGGCGAGGGCGCGCTGGAGGCGCACGACGTGCGGACCCGCTCCGCCGGTCAGGCGACCTTCATCGATTTCCACCTCGTCGTCCCCGGCGCGATGACCGTCGAGGATTCCCACGCGATCTGCGACCGGCTCGAGACGGCCCTAGAGACGACGATCCCCGGGGCGGTGGTGACCATCCATGTCGAGCCCGGCGAGGAGGCCAAGGCGCGGGGATTGCCGGTGCTGTAG
- a CDS encoding SfnB family sulfur acquisition oxidoreductase gives MNIAVDARTLEPERRPGAPGPARPPSPAHVIRDDAEALAVAHRLAAEFRAGASERDRHAVRPLAELDAFSQSGLWSINVPRAYGGPEVSYRTLAQVIAIVAAADPAIAQIAQNHLGILAAIRTVSDEAQKHLLFGEVLRGTRFGNAFSERGTKRAADFETRFTDHGDHVVVRGRKFYATGALLAHLVPIVALDEEGRAWYAIAERDAPGLTVIDDWSSFGQRGTASGTVLIDDVRVPKSHLVPAWKGYAAPTADGAVFQIIQAAVDAGIGREALDDTIGFVREKARPWIDSGLERAADDPYTIQAIGDLTIRQHAAEALLDRAGHILDTAVARPDAETVAAAQIAVAEAKVLTTEVALAASNKLFELSGTRSTLAAENLDRHWRNARTHTLHDPVRWKYAIVGNHALNGVNPPLHAWS, from the coding sequence ATGAACATCGCCGTCGATGCGCGCACGCTCGAGCCGGAGCGCCGCCCGGGCGCCCCCGGCCCCGCGCGGCCGCCCTCCCCCGCCCACGTGATCCGTGACGATGCCGAGGCGCTGGCCGTGGCTCACCGGCTGGCGGCCGAGTTCCGGGCCGGCGCGTCGGAACGGGACCGCCACGCCGTGCGGCCGCTGGCGGAGCTCGACGCCTTCTCGCAGAGCGGCCTCTGGTCGATCAACGTGCCGCGGGCCTATGGCGGCCCCGAGGTCTCGTACCGGACCCTCGCGCAGGTCATCGCCATCGTGGCGGCCGCCGATCCCGCCATCGCGCAGATCGCCCAGAACCATCTCGGCATCCTGGCGGCCATCCGGACGGTGTCGGACGAGGCGCAGAAGCACCTGCTGTTCGGCGAGGTTCTGCGCGGAACGCGGTTCGGCAACGCCTTCTCGGAGCGCGGCACCAAGCGGGCGGCCGATTTCGAAACCCGCTTCACCGATCACGGCGACCACGTCGTGGTGCGGGGCCGGAAATTCTACGCGACCGGCGCCCTCCTCGCGCATCTCGTGCCGATCGTCGCCCTCGATGAGGAAGGGCGGGCGTGGTACGCCATCGCCGAGCGGGACGCGCCCGGCCTCACGGTGATCGACGACTGGTCGAGCTTCGGCCAGCGGGGCACGGCGAGCGGGACGGTGCTGATCGACGACGTGCGCGTGCCCAAGTCCCATCTGGTGCCCGCCTGGAAGGGCTACGCTGCGCCCACCGCCGACGGCGCCGTATTCCAGATCATCCAGGCGGCGGTCGATGCCGGGATCGGCCGCGAGGCCCTGGACGACACCATCGGCTTCGTCCGCGAGAAGGCCCGCCCCTGGATCGACAGCGGGCTGGAGCGGGCCGCCGACGATCCCTACACGATCCAGGCGATCGGCGACCTGACCATCCGGCAGCACGCCGCCGAGGCGCTCCTCGACCGCGCCGGTCACATCCTCGACACCGCCGTCGCGCGGCCCGACGCCGAGACGGTCGCGGCGGCGCAGATCGCCGTCGCCGAGGCGAAGGTGCTGACGACCGAGGTCGCCCTGGCGGCGTCGAACAAGCTGTTCGAGCTGTCGGGCACCCGCTCGACCCTGGCAGCCGAGAATCTCGACCGTCACTGGCGGAACGCGCGCACGCACACGCTGCACGACCCGGTCCGCTGGAAGTACGCGATCGTCGGCAACCACGCCCTCAACGGCGTGAATCCGCCGCTCCACGCCTGGAGCTGA
- the tgt gene encoding tRNA guanosine(34) transglycosylase Tgt, translated as MTDSASFRFDLLARDGTARTGVIATPRGEIRTPAFMPVGTAATVKAMYPGQVRDLGADVVLGNTYHLMLRPGPERMARLGGLHRFMNWDRPILTDSGGFQVMSLSALRKIDEQGVTFRSHIDGTAHHMSPERSIEIQGLLGSDIQMQLDECVRLPADHAAIEKAMHLSLRWAERCRVAFGEQPGRALFGIVQGGDVPSLRVESARALTDLDLKGYAVGGLAVGEPQAVMFAMIETVEPHLPAAKPRYLMGVGTPDDILGAVARGIDMFDCVMPTRAGRHGLAYTRHGRVNLRNARHAEVTAPLDEASTCPAARDYSRAYLHHLVRSNEILGMMLLTWNNLAYYQDLMAGARAAVRDGRYADYCAETRAGWASAERAAA; from the coding sequence ATGACCGACAGCGCTTCCTTCCGCTTCGACCTGCTGGCCCGGGACGGCACCGCCCGCACCGGCGTGATCGCGACGCCGCGCGGCGAGATCCGGACTCCGGCCTTCATGCCGGTGGGCACCGCCGCGACCGTCAAGGCCATGTATCCCGGCCAGGTCCGCGACCTCGGCGCCGACGTGGTTCTGGGCAACACCTACCACCTGATGCTGCGCCCCGGCCCTGAGCGCATGGCCAGGCTCGGCGGCCTGCACCGCTTCATGAACTGGGACCGGCCGATCCTGACGGATTCCGGCGGCTTCCAGGTGATGTCGCTCTCCGCCCTGCGGAAGATCGACGAGCAGGGCGTGACCTTCCGCTCGCACATCGACGGCACTGCCCACCACATGAGCCCGGAGCGCTCCATCGAGATCCAGGGGCTGCTCGGCTCCGACATCCAGATGCAGCTCGACGAGTGCGTCCGCCTGCCGGCGGACCACGCGGCCATCGAGAAGGCCATGCACCTGTCCCTGCGCTGGGCCGAGCGCTGCCGCGTCGCGTTCGGCGAGCAGCCCGGGCGGGCCCTGTTCGGCATCGTCCAGGGCGGCGACGTGCCGTCCCTGCGCGTCGAGAGCGCCCGCGCGCTGACGGATCTCGATCTCAAGGGCTACGCGGTGGGCGGCCTCGCCGTGGGCGAGCCCCAGGCGGTCATGTTCGCCATGATCGAGACTGTGGAGCCGCACCTGCCGGCGGCGAAGCCCCGCTACCTGATGGGCGTCGGGACGCCGGACGACATCCTGGGCGCCGTCGCCCGGGGCATCGACATGTTCGACTGCGTGATGCCGACCCGCGCCGGCCGCCACGGCCTCGCCTACACGCGCCACGGACGGGTCAACCTGCGCAATGCGCGCCACGCCGAGGTCACCGCGCCGCTCGACGAGGCCTCGACCTGTCCGGCCGCGCGGGACTATTCACGGGCCTACCTGCATCACCTCGTGCGCTCGAACGAGATCCTCGGGATGATGCTGCTGACCTGGAACAACCTCGCCTACTACCAGGACCTGATGGCCGGCGCCCGCGCGGCGGTCCGGGACGGTCGCTACGCGGATTACTGCGCCGAGACCCGCGCGGGCTGGGCGAGCGCCGAGCGCGCCGCCGCCTGA
- a CDS encoding restriction endonuclease, with protein sequence MTAILFLLAWLHLQARVVERCRRSIRPQIERLIIENRWMERHARDAAAFEALWNRELIRLHRAHLSRPLRTVVRIGSFRRLVRAEFASILPAEIASWTFVDRASSAQASYEALMLRCLKAAGWRLDYQDQEHFVLLRARTRVVVCLRWADRDIACLPISDVAAAAERAGSATACVMTNGRFSGAARALAEEQNVLALHCSQIELLLPRDKSTVTPRSVRGTGLRLAA encoded by the coding sequence GTGACCGCCATCCTGTTTCTGCTCGCCTGGCTGCATCTCCAGGCGCGCGTCGTGGAGCGGTGTCGCCGTTCGATCCGGCCGCAGATCGAGCGGCTGATCATCGAGAATCGGTGGATGGAACGCCATGCTCGGGATGCGGCCGCGTTCGAGGCGCTCTGGAATCGGGAACTGATCCGTCTGCACCGCGCCCATCTCTCGCGTCCACTCCGCACCGTCGTGCGGATCGGCAGCTTCCGACGATTGGTCCGGGCGGAGTTCGCGTCGATCCTGCCGGCCGAGATCGCGTCGTGGACCTTCGTCGACCGCGCCAGCTCCGCGCAAGCGAGCTACGAGGCGCTGATGCTGCGGTGCCTGAAGGCGGCGGGCTGGCGTCTGGACTACCAGGATCAGGAGCATTTCGTCCTCCTCCGGGCCCGGACTCGCGTCGTCGTGTGCCTGCGCTGGGCGGATCGCGACATCGCGTGCCTCCCGATCTCGGACGTCGCGGCGGCGGCGGAGCGCGCCGGATCGGCCACGGCGTGCGTGATGACCAACGGCCGGTTCAGCGGCGCGGCGCGCGCCTTGGCGGAGGAGCAGAACGTCCTGGCGCTGCACTGCTCGCAGATCGAGCTGCTGCTTCCCCGGGACAAGTCGACGGTCACGCCTCGCAGCGTCCGCGGGACCGGCCTCCGTCTCGCCGCCTGA
- a CDS encoding MFS transporter: MGRPSLGRRSVRYGVFFATYLYQGLIAGFSLTALANHLAAQGVPATEVGMHFALAGLPWTLQPVLWGPWVDRAGDTRMGRRRPFAVAALVGCQATLALLLVAGGDAVGALGLVFLVHSLFASLLDTACDRMIMDHVPARELGRVSACTRAGFVAGTSLSAALFGWTLASWGFAASARWLLALAIVASLPMLLVREAPTDPIWSLERRGPAPRRVPFRRFLRRTAVALRRPRALRLLALCFALDAALGLFELPFSIDLLQRQGWDAASLSRLQAVLTLVSGTAGAVAVGLWSDRAGAASPLRALLLGSAVTFVLAGILIGAGLLGSAAPAILALTSVLPGLLIVSLMPALLAASRGRPGAATQFEVYMAAMNLGSVAGTAVAGWLAPILPLQAVAALVAATFLAAFRMAGRGDLLGTRR, from the coding sequence ATGGGCAGACCGAGCCTCGGCCGGCGGTCCGTCCGCTACGGCGTGTTCTTCGCCACCTACCTCTACCAGGGCCTGATCGCGGGCTTCTCGCTGACCGCGCTCGCCAATCACCTCGCGGCGCAGGGCGTCCCGGCGACGGAGGTCGGGATGCACTTCGCCCTGGCGGGCCTGCCCTGGACGTTGCAGCCCGTGCTCTGGGGGCCCTGGGTGGACCGCGCCGGGGACACGCGGATGGGGCGGCGCAGGCCCTTCGCGGTCGCCGCGCTGGTCGGATGCCAGGCGACGCTGGCGCTCCTCCTCGTCGCCGGGGGCGATGCAGTCGGCGCGCTCGGCCTGGTCTTCCTCGTCCACAGCCTGTTCGCGTCGCTCCTCGACACCGCCTGCGACCGGATGATCATGGACCACGTCCCGGCCCGGGAGCTCGGCCGGGTCAGCGCCTGCACCCGCGCGGGCTTCGTGGCCGGAACGAGCCTCAGCGCCGCACTCTTCGGCTGGACGCTCGCGAGCTGGGGTTTCGCCGCGAGCGCCCGCTGGCTGCTCGCCCTCGCGATCGTCGCGAGCCTGCCGATGCTGCTGGTCCGCGAGGCGCCGACCGATCCGATCTGGTCGCTCGAGCGCCGCGGACCGGCGCCGCGGCGCGTCCCGTTCCGCCGCTTCCTGCGCCGGACGGCCGTCGCCCTGCGCCGTCCGCGCGCCCTGCGGCTGCTCGCCCTGTGCTTCGCCCTCGACGCGGCGCTCGGCCTGTTCGAGCTGCCGTTCTCGATCGACCTTCTCCAGCGGCAGGGCTGGGACGCCGCGAGCCTGTCGCGCCTCCAGGCGGTCCTGACCCTGGTGAGCGGCACGGCCGGTGCGGTCGCGGTCGGCCTCTGGTCGGACCGCGCGGGCGCGGCGTCGCCGCTGCGCGCCCTGCTCCTGGGCAGTGCCGTCACCTTCGTGCTGGCCGGGATCCTGATCGGCGCCGGCCTCCTCGGGTCCGCGGCGCCGGCGATCCTGGCGCTCACCAGCGTGCTGCCCGGCCTCCTGATCGTCTCCCTGATGCCGGCCCTCCTGGCGGCGAGCCGAGGCCGGCCGGGCGCGGCCACGCAGTTCGAGGTGTACATGGCGGCCATGAATCTCGGCTCGGTCGCTGGAACGGCGGTCGCGGGCTGGCTGGCCCCGATCCTGCCGCTGCAGGCGGTCGCCGCCCTCGTCGCCGCGACGTTCTTGGCGGCCTTCCGGATGGCGGGGCGCGGCGATCTGCTCGGCACCCGCCGGTGA
- the queA gene encoding tRNA preQ1(34) S-adenosylmethionine ribosyltransferase-isomerase QueA, which yields MRVDLFDFELPETSIALRPAEPRDAGRMLVVRPGAPLADRTVRDLPDALRAGDALVFNDTRVIPARLNGVRTRPGAPGQRTEVMLHLREAPDRWRAFARPAKRLAAGDALRFGALSAAVLEKAEAGEIVLAFDRAGPELDAAIAAEGALPLPPYIAGKRATDARDATDYQTVYARHPGAVAAPTAGLHFSDALLADLDAAGLRRHHVTLHVGAGTFLPVKAEDTEAHRMHAEIGILDAATAEALNAARAAGGRVVAVGTTALRLLESAARPDGTLAPFSGPTEIFITPGYRFRAVDALVTNFHLPRSTLFMLVSAFSGLETMRAAYAHAIGAGYRFYSYGDASLLFPGPRADTP from the coding sequence ATGCGCGTGGACCTCTTCGATTTCGAGCTGCCGGAGACCAGCATCGCCCTGCGCCCGGCCGAGCCGCGCGACGCCGGGCGGATGCTCGTGGTCCGCCCGGGCGCGCCGTTGGCCGACCGGACCGTGCGCGACCTGCCCGACGCGCTCCGAGCCGGCGACGCCCTGGTTTTCAACGACACGCGGGTGATCCCCGCCCGGCTGAACGGCGTGCGCACCCGCCCTGGCGCGCCCGGTCAGCGCACGGAGGTGATGCTCCATCTGCGCGAGGCCCCCGACCGCTGGCGCGCCTTCGCGCGTCCGGCCAAGCGGCTCGCCGCGGGCGACGCGCTGCGCTTCGGCGCCCTGTCGGCGGCAGTTCTGGAGAAGGCCGAGGCCGGCGAGATCGTCCTGGCCTTCGACCGGGCCGGGCCCGAGCTCGATGCGGCCATCGCCGCGGAGGGCGCCCTGCCGTTGCCCCCCTACATCGCCGGCAAGCGCGCCACGGATGCCCGCGACGCCACGGATTACCAGACGGTCTACGCCCGCCATCCGGGGGCGGTGGCGGCCCCGACGGCCGGCCTGCACTTCTCCGACGCGCTGCTGGCCGATCTCGACGCCGCCGGTCTGCGGCGCCACCACGTCACGCTGCATGTCGGCGCCGGGACCTTCCTGCCGGTCAAGGCCGAGGACACCGAGGCGCACCGCATGCACGCGGAGATCGGCATCCTCGACGCCGCCACGGCCGAGGCCCTGAACGCCGCGCGGGCCGCGGGCGGCCGCGTCGTCGCGGTCGGGACCACGGCGCTGCGCCTGCTGGAGAGCGCGGCCCGGCCGGACGGGACGCTCGCGCCCTTCTCGGGACCGACCGAGATCTTCATCACGCCGGGCTACCGGTTCCGCGCGGTCGACGCCCTCGTGACCAACTTCCACCTGCCGCGCTCGACGCTGTTCATGCTGGTCTCGGCCTTCTCCGGCCTCGAGACGATGCGCGCGGCGTACGCGCACGCGATCGGCGCCGGGTATCGATTCTACTCCTACGGCGACGCCAGCCTGCTGTTCCCGGGCCCGCGCGCGGACACTCCATGA
- the ligA gene encoding NAD-dependent DNA ligase LigA, protein MAVTKSEPLDLDLTAEEARTEYARLSDAILEADRLYYQEDAPEISDAEYDRLRRRLEDIEARFPDLAGTGAASTSVGAKASEKFAKVRHAVPMLSLGNAFDDAEVAEFVARVRRFLGWPDDAPLAFTAEPKIDGLSLSLRYVNGRLDTAATRGDGEVGENVTANARTVQDIPAVLAGTGWPEICEVRGEVYLSHADFAAINARQEAAGKPLFANPRNAAAGSLRQLDPAITASRPLRFFAYAWGELSAPIADTQSGVLERFASWGLPVNPRTETFTDTEAMLAHYRGIEADRAGLGYDIDGVVYKVDDLALQKRLGFVSRSPRWALAHKFAAQEATTVVEDIVINVGRTGSLNPLAKLRPVTVGGVVVSNATLHNEGYVKGVGADGEPIRDGRDIRVGDTVTVVRAGDVIPKVMDVDLTKRPADSRPYAFPETCPACGSRAVRAINPRTGRPDAVRRCTGGLICPAQGVERMKHFVSRNGFDIEGFGETYIEVLFEAGLVRQPADLFRLDFAELKAAVVARREALSAERRAESGTAEPPKKAAKKKGDEDDKAIRNLLAAVEARRAVPMNRLLFALGIPQIGEATAKALAKRFADMPTLIAAIREAAAAQPGPDWVELTAVPRVGGTTRDRLLDLGFPEGDAAPAKERARLSAVQRDNLLAHYGDVDAVRAAIARAAAQRPGDAYRVFADDGEIGPVATDALLLFFSEPHNADAVTALLDAVAVQPMERAAAASTFASKTVVFTGTLEKMTRNEAKAVAERLGAKVSGSVSAKTDLVVAGPGAGSKLKDAQKHGVRVVSEDDWLAMVAQG, encoded by the coding sequence ATGGCCGTCACGAAATCCGAACCGCTCGATCTCGACCTCACCGCCGAGGAAGCGCGCACCGAGTACGCGCGGCTGTCGGACGCGATCCTGGAGGCCGACCGCCTCTACTACCAGGAGGACGCGCCCGAGATATCGGATGCCGAGTACGACCGGCTGCGCCGCCGCCTGGAGGACATCGAGGCGCGCTTCCCGGATCTCGCCGGCACCGGCGCCGCCAGCACGTCGGTCGGCGCCAAGGCCTCGGAGAAGTTCGCCAAGGTGCGGCACGCCGTGCCCATGCTCTCGCTGGGCAACGCCTTCGACGACGCGGAGGTGGCCGAGTTCGTCGCGCGCGTGCGCCGCTTCCTCGGCTGGCCGGACGACGCCCCCCTCGCCTTCACGGCCGAGCCGAAGATCGACGGCCTGTCCCTGTCGCTGCGCTACGTGAACGGCCGGCTCGACACCGCCGCCACCCGCGGTGACGGCGAGGTCGGCGAGAACGTCACGGCCAATGCCCGCACGGTGCAGGACATCCCGGCGGTGCTCGCGGGGACCGGCTGGCCGGAGATCTGCGAGGTGCGCGGGGAGGTCTACCTGTCCCACGCCGACTTCGCCGCCATCAACGCCCGGCAGGAAGCGGCCGGCAAGCCGCTCTTCGCCAACCCGCGCAACGCCGCGGCCGGCAGCCTGCGCCAGCTCGATCCCGCGATCACCGCGTCCCGGCCGCTGCGCTTCTTCGCCTACGCCTGGGGCGAGCTGTCGGCGCCCATCGCCGACACGCAGTCCGGCGTGCTGGAACGCTTCGCGTCCTGGGGCCTGCCGGTCAATCCGCGCACCGAGACCTTCACCGACACGGAGGCGATGCTCGCCCATTACCGCGGCATCGAGGCGGACCGGGCCGGGCTCGGCTACGACATCGACGGCGTCGTCTACAAGGTCGACGACCTCGCGCTCCAGAAGCGGCTGGGCTTCGTCTCGCGCTCGCCCCGCTGGGCGCTCGCCCACAAATTCGCCGCCCAGGAAGCCACGACGGTCGTCGAGGACATCGTCATCAATGTCGGCCGCACCGGCTCGCTGAACCCGCTCGCCAAGCTCCGTCCGGTGACCGTCGGCGGCGTCGTGGTCTCGAACGCCACTCTCCACAACGAGGGCTACGTGAAGGGCGTCGGCGCCGACGGGGAGCCGATCCGCGACGGCCGCGACATCCGGGTCGGCGACACCGTGACGGTGGTCCGGGCCGGGGACGTCATCCCCAAGGTCATGGATGTCGACCTCACGAAGCGCCCGGCCGACTCGCGGCCCTACGCCTTCCCGGAGACCTGCCCGGCCTGCGGCAGCCGCGCCGTCCGCGCGATCAACCCGCGCACCGGCCGGCCCGACGCGGTGCGCCGCTGCACCGGCGGGCTGATCTGCCCGGCGCAGGGCGTCGAGCGGATGAAGCACTTCGTGTCGCGCAATGGCTTCGACATCGAGGGCTTCGGCGAGACCTATATCGAGGTCCTGTTCGAGGCCGGGCTCGTGCGCCAGCCCGCCGACCTGTTCCGCCTCGACTTCGCGGAACTCAAGGCCGCCGTGGTGGCGCGGCGCGAGGCGCTGTCGGCCGAGCGGCGCGCGGAGTCGGGGACGGCCGAGCCGCCCAAGAAGGCCGCCAAGAAGAAGGGCGACGAGGACGACAAGGCGATCCGGAACCTGCTCGCCGCCGTCGAGGCGCGGCGCGCCGTGCCGATGAACCGCCTGCTCTTCGCCCTCGGCATCCCGCAGATCGGAGAGGCGACCGCCAAGGCGCTGGCGAAGCGCTTCGCCGACATGCCGACGCTGATCGCGGCGATCCGCGAGGCCGCGGCGGCGCAGCCCGGCCCCGACTGGGTCGAGCTCACCGCCGTGCCGCGCGTCGGGGGCACCACCCGCGACCGGCTCCTCGACCTCGGCTTCCCGGAGGGCGACGCGGCACCGGCCAAGGAGCGGGCGCGCCTGAGCGCGGTCCAGCGCGACAACCTCCTCGCCCATTACGGCGACGTCGACGCGGTGCGCGCGGCGATCGCGCGGGCTGCGGCGCAGCGTCCCGGGGACGCCTACCGTGTCTTCGCCGACGACGGCGAGATCGGCCCGGTGGCGACCGACGCCCTGCTCCTGTTCTTCTCCGAGCCGCACAATGCCGACGCCGTCACGGCCCTCCTCGACGCGGTCGCGGTGCAGCCGATGGAGCGGGCCGCCGCGGCCTCCACCTTCGCAAGCAAGACCGTGGTCTTCACCGGCACCCTGGAGAAGATGACCCGCAACGAGGCCAAGGCGGTGGCCGAGCGCCTCGGTGCCAAGGTCTCGGGCTCGGTCTCGGCCAAGACCGACCTGGTCGTGGCCGGCCCCGGGGCGGGCTCGAAGCTGAAGGACGCGCAGAAGCACGGCGTCCGGGTCGTCTCGGAGGACGATTGGCTGGCGATGGTGGCGCAGGGTTGA
- a CDS encoding 4'-phosphopantetheinyl transferase family protein: MSAAQVWIVDLALSPDQIDRCDTVLDAAERARADRFLRPADRARFRASHAALRLVLGDALGLAPADVELAAGAGGKPELAGAARAAADFNLSHSGARALIGLARDAAIGVDVEAVRPIADALRIAAAHFAADEVSALAAAPRSAVERRFFGLWTRKEAVVKALGSGLSLPLDRFSVSVPPEPPRLLRASADESWNLDGPWSLTEVDCGSDHVATVAVRSAEAEITCHHLSDDWPDHLG, encoded by the coding sequence GTGAGCGCGGCGCAGGTCTGGATCGTCGACCTCGCCCTTTCCCCGGACCAGATCGACCGGTGCGATACCGTCCTCGACGCCGCGGAGCGCGCGCGGGCGGACCGGTTCCTGCGCCCGGCGGATCGAGCCCGGTTTCGCGCCAGCCACGCCGCGCTGCGGCTGGTCCTCGGCGACGCGCTCGGTCTCGCGCCGGCCGACGTGGAACTCGCGGCCGGAGCCGGCGGCAAGCCGGAACTCGCGGGTGCGGCGCGCGCCGCCGCGGACTTCAACCTCTCCCATTCCGGCGCGCGCGCGCTGATCGGGCTCGCCCGCGACGCGGCGATCGGCGTCGATGTCGAGGCCGTGCGGCCGATCGCGGACGCGCTGCGGATCGCGGCGGCGCATTTCGCCGCCGACGAAGTCTCGGCCCTGGCCGCGGCCCCGCGGAGCGCGGTCGAGCGGCGCTTCTTCGGTCTGTGGACCCGCAAGGAGGCGGTGGTGAAGGCGCTGGGGAGCGGCCTGTCGCTACCCCTCGACCGCTTCAGCGTCAGCGTTCCCCCCGAACCGCCGCGCCTTCTCCGGGCTTCTGCCGACGAGTCCTGGAACCTGGACGGTCCGTGGAGCCTGACGGAAGTCGATTGCGGGAGCGACCACGTCGCCACGGTGGCGGTCCGATCCGCGGAGGCGGAGATCACCTGCCACCATCTCTCGGACGACTGGCCCGATCATCTCGGCTGA